GGTCATACTATACTCGCATCAGCCTAGGCCAAACCCCCCGTCATACTATGCTCGCATCGGCCTACGCTAAAACCTCGTCATCCCCGACCCCGATCGGGGATCCACGTGAGCGCAGCGAATGCCTTGGGTCTTCAGAATATGCGGTAACTCAAAGCCCGAGGCTTATGGATCCCCGATCAAGCCGGAGATGATGGCTTTTGCGCTAGATAATAAAGCCCGCCGCACAGCAAGACCTCTAGCGCGCTAACACGGAGGTATTTAATATTTCCTCAATATGCTGTTTATAACGCATATACACGCAGGTTTGCTGCGGCGGCATGATGCTAAGGTCGACTCGATCTAGGTGGTAATGTTGTGGTGCGTCGCTGAGGAGTTGCAGCTGTTTGGCTAGTTTATCAAATAATTCCTGGCCCGCTTGGGCGTAACTAAATAGCTGATCGCCGCAGCGCATATCAAACACTAAGCGTCCAGATTCTTGGATTTGCGCTATGGCCTCAAGGTGGATTTGTGGGTCTTTCTGGTGGTCGTAAACTGTACCGTCTAAGTCTGGTTTATATTCAGTTTTGGCTTCGCTGCGCCACTTGTCGTTTTCCTGATGTAGTTCAAATACATGATATTGATGTTTGCTCTGCTGCTGCTTTTTACATTGGTACAAAAACGCTAAGAGTGGTTGGATCAGCGCATCGGTGCTTGTATACGCGACGGTGTTGAAGTGCAGAGAGCCGCGTTCATCACGTAAAAACAGGTCGGCCTTAGGGCCTCTCCGATGGAAAAACACATAGCAGTCAGCGGTATTTGCGGTGTGGACGATATTGGCGAGGGCGGAGTTAGGAGCGCAGTAGCGGTCCATAATAATAGGGCTATATTCCGGCTGCCCGCGGCCAAGGCATTGAATCAGTGTGTCGTAGCCGGCCGCGTGAATACTTTGTAGCTCGTCGTTTTGCGATTGCAGAATATAAAAGCCATTGCTCAACTTTATGAGCAAGCGCTTATTACTTGGTTTGGTGTAAAAAGCACGGTAGAGCAATTTGGGCAGATGCCGGATACCGTTGAGTAATTTATCGTCGGGGTCGTTAAAACATAGGGCATGTATCATAGGTGGATGACTGCCGCTCGAGGCTGCAACCATCATTTGTTGATAGGTTCTAAATGCTTCCAGTAAGGCTTCTGCGCCTTTAAAGGCGATAGACGCAACTTCCCCCCAGCTATTGATAATGACGACCTCTATCTGATCAATAGGGTAGTTATTACTGTGGTTGCTGAGGCCAGCGGCACCAAGTGCATTTAGGGAGTGTTGTCCCAGATTAAGGTAAAACAGCATTGTCTCCGGCACTTTTGGCCGATTAAACGCTTCGTGTTTGTCAGGGTCAGCGGCGTAAGCGTGGCGCGGCAGATACTGACCTAAATGTTCTGCCAATCGACGCAAATCCGTTTCAGTTATCCCGTCTTGTCTACCATTGAGGCGCAGGCGGCTGTAGTCGTTGATGAGACCGTTGCAGTAACACCAACAGAGCAACTCGCTGAGGTGATCGTGCTCTTGCAATATGGCGTCAGCTTCAATGTCATGGCGGGCGCTAGTACTCACCGCCCAGCGGCGCTGGCTGCCGAAGCCGGACGAGTGGAAAAACAATTGCTCTTCCGACAGATCGGGTGCGATTCCGGGGTTTAGCCATTCAACTTTATAGCGCTTGCGCTCAAAGGCGGCGTATAGCTTGCGGCCCAGCAGCGTCATTTCTTGCGACTTGATCAGTGCCGGCCGTTTACTGCGTGCAGCAAAGTCTTGCAGAAACCGATAGCTATTCGTTAGTTCAGCCACCAAAAAACGATGCTCTTCTCGCACTCGGCGTAATTTCCAGCGGCTGCGGGTATCGAGGTTGAGAAGTTGCTCTGGCCGCCACTGCCATTCCGTTATCAAATTTTGTAGTAGTTGCTGGCGCCACGTCGTATTGCTAGTACTGACCTGCGACAGCCGTATACCAACTTTGAAATAAAAGGCGCGACGTATTAATTCTAGGCGATCAAGTTCATTGCGCTCGCTCAAATAACTGGCCAGTCGTTGATACACCATAATATATGGGTCGAGGATGTCGGCGTCGGTTATGCCTTGATAAATAGAGCGTTTAAGACTCACACACAGCGGTAATACTCCAGGGAAGTCGCGCGCATAGGCCTCGGTGAGCAGTAATTTCAGAACAGCTTTATAGGGTGAGCTAATCGCCTTATAGAGCTGCCAAACCCCGGCGCCGATAAACTCACCTGCAGGGATTTGTGAGACGCCACCGAAATCGATAGATTCATGAGGGCCAACGAAACCCTGGGAATGGAGCAGGGCGATATATTCCTGATAATTAACCTCTTCCTCCGGTGGCACCAACCACCAGATTGGGTACCGTCCCGCCACCAGCAAAGCGCTGCGGTAAAATTCATCTAAGAGTAAAAAATGCTGACTGGTGCCCGCTGACTCAGCACTAATACGGTCGCGCTGCCCACGCCGAAACTGGTCGTTATTCATTAGGAAGAAGTGGATTTCTAATCCCAAGCTTTTTGCCCACTCAGAAATCGCGCCAGCCTTGTGGTAGAGCTTCTCTAAACCGGCTTCATCGATGCTGGCGTGGTGGCAAAGCCATACATCTAAGTCAGAATTTTCTGCTTGCGCTATCGTGCCGCAGGAGCCCATCAGGAACACGCTGTGGATCAGCGGCGCGGCTTGGTCTTCGGGGCGGTATTCAACACTGCGGGCGATATTGTTGCGCACTCGATCCAAGGTCAAAGTATCGGGTTGATAGCCGTCGATCCCGCAGGGTGCACTTAGGCTGTTA
This portion of the Zhongshania sp. R06B22 genome encodes:
- a CDS encoding class I adenylate cyclase, which produces MADTSTHNYPHNPLFDRGITHDGLALVRERFLNLNRERLIRTRTALLPRQQIFLDLLPLLIHINHPILPGYNSLSAPCGIDGYQPDTLTLDRVRNNIARSVEYRPEDQAAPLIHSVFLMGSCGTIAQAENSDLDVWLCHHASIDEAGLEKLYHKAGAISEWAKSLGLEIHFFLMNNDQFRRGQRDRISAESAGTSQHFLLLDEFYRSALLVAGRYPIWWLVPPEEEVNYQEYIALLHSQGFVGPHESIDFGGVSQIPAGEFIGAGVWQLYKAISSPYKAVLKLLLTEAYARDFPGVLPLCVSLKRSIYQGITDADILDPYIMVYQRLASYLSERNELDRLELIRRAFYFKVGIRLSQVSTSNTTWRQQLLQNLITEWQWRPEQLLNLDTRSRWKLRRVREEHRFLVAELTNSYRFLQDFAARSKRPALIKSQEMTLLGRKLYAAFERKRYKVEWLNPGIAPDLSEEQLFFHSSGFGSQRRWAVSTSARHDIEADAILQEHDHLSELLCWCYCNGLINDYSRLRLNGRQDGITETDLRRLAEHLGQYLPRHAYAADPDKHEAFNRPKVPETMLFYLNLGQHSLNALGAAGLSNHSNNYPIDQIEVVIINSWGEVASIAFKGAEALLEAFRTYQQMMVAASSGSHPPMIHALCFNDPDDKLLNGIRHLPKLLYRAFYTKPSNKRLLIKLSNGFYILQSQNDELQSIHAAGYDTLIQCLGRGQPEYSPIIMDRYCAPNSALANIVHTANTADCYVFFHRRGPKADLFLRDERGSLHFNTVAYTSTDALIQPLLAFLYQCKKQQQSKHQYHVFELHQENDKWRSEAKTEYKPDLDGTVYDHQKDPQIHLEAIAQIQESGRLVFDMRCGDQLFSYAQAGQELFDKLAKQLQLLSDAPQHYHLDRVDLSIMPPQQTCVYMRYKQHIEEILNTSVLAR